The DNA window ACGCTGAAGCTGCTGGCGCGCTTCGGCGTGCAGATCGAGCACCAGAACTGGCAGCGTTTCATCATCGCTGCCGGCAGCCGCTACGTCAGTCCCGGGCGCATCGCGGTGGAGGGCGACGCCTCCTCCGCATCGTATTTCCTGGCCGCCGGCGTGCTCGGCAGCCTGCACGGCCAGGGCGAAGCCGTGCGGGTGGAGGGCGTGGACGCCCGCAGCATTCAGGGCGACGTGGAATTTGCCCATGTGCTCGAACGCCTGGGGGCGAACGTCGAATGGGGCGATGGCTACATCGCCACGCGTGGCCTGCAAACCGGGCGCAGCCAACTGGCGGGAGGGGAAATCGACTGCCTGGCGATACCCGACGCCGCCATGACCCTGGCCCTCACCGCCCTGTTTGCCGCGTCTCCCACCCTGCTGACCGGCATCGGCAGCTGGCGGGTGAAAGAAACCGATCGCATCGCCGCCATGGCCACCGAACTCGCCAAGATCGGCGCCCATGTCCAGTCCGGCGATGATTGGCTGCGCATCGAACCCTTGGCCGATGCGCACTGGCGCAACGCCAGCATTGCCACTTACGACGACCACCGCATGGCCATGTGCTTCTCGCTGGCCAGCTTCGGGCCGGCTGACATCCGCATCCTCGAACCCGGCTGCGTCTCCAAGACTTTCCCCGGCTATTTCCTGACCTTCGCCGCGATGGCGCGCCCCGTTCCCGTCATCACCATCGACGGCCCCACCGCATCCGGCAAAGGCACGGTGGCTTCGCATCTGGCGCAAGCCCTGGGCTTTCACTACCTCGACTCGGGCGCGCTGTACCGCGCCACCGCCCTGCTGGCGCAGCGCCAGGGCATTGCGCTGGACGACGAAGCGGCGCTGGCCGAGCTGGCCCGGCACCTGCCCATCCGCTGCGAAGGCAGCGCCGTGTGGCTGGGGCCGGAAAACGCCAGCGAGGCCATACGCACCGAAGCCGTTGGTCAGGCGGCCTCCACGCTCTCGGCTCTGCCCGCCGTGCGGCGCGCCTTGCTCGAGCTGCAGCACAGCCTGCGCCGGGCGCCGGGCCTGGTGGCGGACGGGCGCGACATGGGCACCGTGGTGTTCCCGGGAGCGCAGCTCAAGGTGTTTCTCACCGCCGACGCTCATGCGCGCGCGCAGCGGCGGTATAAGCAATTGATTTCTAAAGGGATTTCAACTACAATATTCAACGTTTTGCACGAGCTCGAACAACGCGATGCGCGCGATACCCAGCGCAGTGTTGCGGCCCTCAAGCCCGCGCAGGATGCGCTGCCCCTCAACACCTCCGAGCTCGACGTCGATCAGACCGTGCATCAGGTGCTGCAGTGGTGGCGTCAACGTTCCTGAGTTCGCGCAGCAGCCGTACTCAGGTTGTGCAACCAACCCCGCGGGGCCACCTGCGGATTTGCGAGTCTGTCCATGTCAGTCAACCCTAGCGCCAGCACGTCTGGCGAATCTTTCGCCGCTCTGTTCGAAGAGTCGCTCAAGACGCGCGATATGCGCACCGGTGAGGTCATCACCGCAGAAGTGGTCGGTGTCGATCCCAACTTCGTGATCGTCAACGCCGGCCTGAAGTCGGATGCCTACATCCCCCTCGAAGAATTCAAGAACGACCATGGCGAAATTGAAGTCAAGGTCGGCGATTTCGTTTCGGTCGCCATCGATGCGCTCGAAAACGGCTATGGCGACACCATGCTGTCGCGCGACAAGGCCAAGCGCCTGGCCTCCTGGATGTCCTTGGAAAAGGCGCTCGAATCGGGCGAGTTCGCTCAAGGCACCGTGACCGGCAAGGTCAAGGGCGGCCTGACCGTGATGATCAACGGCATTCGCGCCTTCCTGCCCGGCTCCCTGCTCGACACCCGCCCGGTGAAGGACACCACGCCGTACGAAAACAAGACCATGGAGTTCAAGGTCATCAAGCTCGACCGCAAGCGCAACAACGTCGTGCTGTCGCGTCGTGCCGTGGTCGAAGCCAGCCAGGGCGAAGAACGCGCCAAGCTGCTGGAGAACCTCAAGGAAGGCCAGATCGTCACCGGCGTGGTCAAGAACATCACCGACTACGGCGCTTTCGTCGACCTCGGCGGCATCGACGGCCTGCTGCACATCACCGACCTGGCCTGGCGTCGTGTGCGCCACCCCAGCGAAGTGGTCACACCCGGCCAGGAAGTCACCGCCAAGGTGCTCAAGTACGACGTGGAAAAGAACCGCGTCTCGCTCGGCCTCAAGCAAATGGGCGACGACCCCTGGGTTGGCGTGGCGCGCCGTTACCCGGCCAGCACCCGTCTGTTCGGCAAGATCACCAATCTCACCGACTACGGCGCGTTCGTCGAGATCGAGCCCGGCATCGAAGGTCTGGTGCACGTTTCTGAGATGGACTGGACCAACAAGAACGTGGCCCCCAGCAAGATTGTCCAGCTCGGCGACGAAGTGGAAGTGCAAGTGCTGGAAATCGACGAAGACCGTCGCCGCATCAGCCTGGGCATGAAGCAGTGCCGCGCCAACCCCTGGGACGAGTTCGCCGCCAACCACAAGCGTGGCGACAAGGTCACGGGTCCGGTCAAGTCCATCACCGACTTCGGCGTGTTCATCGGCCTGCCAGGCGGGATCGACGGCCTCGTGCACATGTCCGACCTGTCTTGGAACGAGACCGGCGAAGCCGCCGTGCGCAACTACAAGAAGGGCCAGGAGGTCGAGGCGCTGGTTCTTGGCATCGACATCGAGCGTGAGCGCATTTCCCTTGGCATCAAGCAGATGGAAGGCGATCCGTTCATGAACTTTGCCGCCATGAACGACAAGGGCAAGGTTGTCGAAGGCACCGTCAAATCCGTGGATGCGAAGGGCGCCACCATCGACCTCGGCGACGACATCGAAGGCTATCTGCGCGCCTCCGAAATCTCGCGCGACCGCGTCGAAGATGCCCGCAACTTGCTGAAAGAAGGCGACCAGGTCTCGGCCATGGTCATCAACATCGACCGCAAGAACCGCAGCATCCAGCTCTCGGTCAAGGCCAAGGACAGCGTGGACCAGCAAGAGGTCATGAACCGCCTGGCCGGCGAGCAGCGCGAAGCCACGGGCACCACCAATCTGGGGGCCCTGCTGCGCGCCAAGCTCGACAATCAGCAACAAGAGTAAGTTGTTTTGGAACGAGCGCCCGCCGGCCACAAGTCAGGCGGGCGTTTTTTTAAGCGGTCTGTTAAGCGATGAATTCAAAAATCCATTCGAAACGGGTCCATCCAATCCACCTGCTGCAACTTCAACCCTTGCCATGACCCGTTCCGATCTGGTGGATTTGCTTGCCGAGCGCTTTGCTCAACTGACCCATCGCGATGCCGAGTTGGCCGTGAAGACGATACTCGACGCGCTATCCGACGCGCTGGAAAACAGCCACCGCGTCGAGATTCGCGGCTTCGGCAGTTTTTCCGTCAGCCATCGTCCCGCACGCATCGGCCGCAACCCGCGTTCCGGCGAACAAGTCATCGTGCCGGAAAAGCGCATGCCCCATTTCAAACCGGGCAAGTCCTTACGCCTGCTGGTCGACCAGCCCGAGGCTGCTGCCTCGACGCCAGCCTCCAACCTCAAATCCAGCACCTGAGCCACAAAGCGGCTGGCCTTTCACGCGCCCGCATGGGCCGATCGGCCCATGCGGCAGGCCATCAGTTCGACACGACAAGCCGCTCGCGCCAAGCCGTCGCGACCACGGCCGTCTTCCCCAGGATTTCCCTTCGCGCCCGCCGCCTAAAATGCGCGCTACTGCGCACTCCACGCGCGGTCTTTCGAACTCTTACCCATGCGCGCCCTCAACTGGTTCGTCCGTCTGATTCTGTTCCTGCTGCTGTTCGGCCTGGCGCTGAACAACCTGGAGCCCACGGTTCTCCATTTGCTGTTCGGCACGCAATGGACCGCCCCGCTGTTCGTATTGTTGCTGGCAGCGTTCACGTTGGGCGCCGTGCTCGGAGCCCTGGCCATGCTGCCGGGCTGGATGCGTGCGCGTCGCACCCAGGTCGCTCGAAATCCTGGTCCCAACATGCCAGCGCTGGAGCCCCAGGAGCAAGCGCCCGTGCGGTCTGTGCCCACCGCCATCGACGGAAGCACGCCCGATGGAGTTTGAGCTGTGGTGGCTGCTCGCGCTGCCCATCACCTTTGGGCTGGGCTGGTTGGGTTCCAGGCTGGATCTGCGTCAATGGAAGCGTGAGAGCGAGCTCAAGCGCGACGCTCCCCTGTCCTATTTCCGTGGCCTGAATTTCCTGCTCACCGAGCAGCAGGATAAAGCGATCGACGCCTTCATCGAGGCCGTCACCGCCGACCCGAACACGGTGGATTTGCACTTCGCGCTCGGCAACCTGTTCCGCCGGCGCGGCGAGTACGAACGTGCCGTGCGCGTGCACCAGAATCTGCTGTCGCGCAACGACCTTCCCGCTGCCGAACGGCAGCGCGCCCAGATCGCGCTCGCGCAGGATTTTTTCAAGGCGGGTCTGCTCGACCGTGCCGAAGCTGTCTACACCACGCTGGCGGCATCGCCCTACAAGTCCGAGGCGCTGGCGGCCTTGCTGCAAATTCACGAACGCACCAAGGAATGGCCGCGCGCCATCGACATCGCCGGCCAACTCGAACGTCTGGGCGCCGGCAGCTATGGCCGGCAGATCGCGCATTACTGGTGCGAACTCGGCCTGCAACGTCAGCAGTCGGGTGACATCCAGGGCATGCAGGAGGCGCTGGAGCAGGCGGTGCAGGCGCAGCCCCAGGCGGTACGGCCCTGGCAATTGCGCGCCGCCATCGCCCAGCAGCAAGACAACCCGCCGCAGGCACTCGAGCACTTGCGCCACATTGCGCAAATGCAGCCCGATTTCACCGCGCTCGTCGCGCTGGATGCAGCGCGTTTGTTCCAGCAACTCGGCCAAGCCGATGCCGGCCGCGCCTGGCTGCTGGCCCAGTTGCAGGACTACCCCGCCATCGATGTGCTCGATGCCGTGCTTCTGCTCGAAGCCGACGCCAGCGAGCGTTACCACCTGGCGCTCTCGTATTTGCAGACCCACAAGAGCCTGCTGTCCGCGCGCCGCGTGCTCGACCAGTCCAGCACCGCCTTGTCGCCCGAACCGGCGCGGCTGGCGCTGGCGCAAGCCGTGGAAGGCGCGCTCAAAACCCGGCAGCGCTACCGTTGCGCCGCCTGCGGCTTCGAGGCGCGCAATTACACCTGGCATTGCCCGGCCTGCCAGGGCTGGGAAACGTATCCGCCGCGCCGCACCGAAGAACTCCAACTCATCACTCCATGACCGCCGATCAACTCGCCAAGGCCCGCGTGCTCGTCGTGGGCGACGTCATGCTCGACCGCTACTGGTTCAGCGCCGTCGAGCGCATCTCGCCCGAAGCGCCGGTGCCGGTGGCGCTGGTGCAGCGCGAGGAGGACCGCATGGGCGGCGCCGCCAATGTGGCGCTCAATGCCGCCAGCCTCGGTGCCCAGACCACGCTGCTGTCGGTGGTGGGCTCGGACGACGCCGGACGGCGCCTGGCCCATCTCGTCACCGACTCGCCCATCCGCAGCGCCATGCGCCAGGTCGTGGGGCTCAGGACCACGATGAAACTGCGCGTGGTCTCGCGTCAGCAGCAACTCATCCGCATGGACTTCGAGTCCAAGCCCGACCACGAGGTGCTGCTCGACCTGATGGACCGCTACGAGCAGGAACTCGACCTGCACGACGTGGTGCTGCTGTCCGACTACGGCAAGGGCGGGCTCACCCATGTGGCGCGCATGCTCGAAATGGCGCGGCTGCGCGGCAAGCCGGTGCTGGTCGACCCCAAGGGGCGCGACTACTCGCGCTACAAGGGCGCCACGCTCGTCACCCCCAACCGCGCCGAGTTCGCGCTCGCCACCGGCGACTGGCAAGGCGAGGCCGAGCTGCAACAGCATGCCGACAAGTTGCGCGCCGCGCTCGGGTTGCAGGCCGTGCTCGTCACCCGCGCGGAAGACGGCATGAGCTTGTTCACCGACGCCGGCCACTTGCACGTGCAGGCCGCGGCCAAGGAGGTGTTCGACGTCTCGGGCGCGGGCGACACCGTCATCGCCACCCTGGCCGTGATGCTCGGCGCCGGCAGCAGCCTGGAAGAGGCGGTACGCACCGCCAACCGCGCCGCCGGCATCGTCGTCGGCAAGCTAGGCACCGCCAGCGCCACGCCCGCCGAACTCTGGCCGCAGCCCTGAATGTGCCGCCCCGATTCGGATTCACACGCAAGAGCCCACGTAAGAGCGCACGCCCCACCATGACCCAGCGCATCATCGTCACCGGCGCGGCCGGCTTCATCGGCAGCAACATCGTGCGCGGCCTGAATGCACGCGGCATCACCGACATCATCGCCGTCGACAACCTCACCCAGGCCGATAAATTCCACAATCTGGTGGATGTGCAGATCAGCGACTATCTCGACAAAACCACCTTCTACGCCGACTTCGCGCAAGGCCGTTTCGGCAAGGTCGAAGCCATCTTCCACCAAGGCGCCTGCTCCGACACCATGGAGCGCAACGGCCGCTACATGCTGGACAACAATTACGCCGCAAGCAAGCTCTTGCTCGACGCCTGCCAGGCCAGCGGCACGCGCCTGCTCTACGCCTCCAGCGCCGCCACTTATGGCGGCTCCACCAGCTTCATCGAGCAGCCGCAGTTCGAGCGCCCGCTCAACGTCTACGGCTATTCCAAGCTGCTGTTCGACCAAGTGGTGCGCCGCGCCCTGCCTGCGGCGCGCAGCCAGGTTGCCGGGTTTCGCTACTTCAACGTCTACGGTCCCGGCGAGCAGCACAAGGGCCGCATGGCCTCGGTGGCGTTTCACCACTTCAACCAATACCGCAGCGACGGCAAGGTGAAGCTGTTCGGCAGCTACGGCGGCTACGGCCCCGGCGCTCAAATGCGCGACTTCGTCTACATCGACGACGTCGTCGCAGTGAACCTCTGGTTCTTCGATCACCCGCAGCACAGCGGTGTGTTCAACCTCGGCAGCGGCCGCGCCCAGCCCTTCAACGACGTGGCCTACGCCGTCATCAACAGCCTGCGTGCCGCGCACGCACTGCAAGCGCTGAGCCTGGAGCAGATGGTGCGGGACAAGCTGGTGGAGTACATCGACTTCCCCGCCGCCCTGGTCGGCAAATACCAATGCCATACCGAGGCTGACCTACAAAACCTGCGCGCCACCGGTTGCAACCATGTCTTCACCGACGTCGCCATGGGCGTGGGCAGTTATGTGCGGCACCTGCTGCAACATCTGCCGCATTGACGCTGTGGCGCTTCTCTCCAACCGCACCAAGCCCCACCCCGCAGGATCGACGCCATGAAAACCGCCCTTCTCCGCGCCATGCTGAAAGGCGGCCTGCTCGCCCTGGCCGCAACCGCGCACGCTGCCACCGAGGTCAACACCGCAACCCAGTCGGAACTGGAAAGCATCCATGGCTTGGGCGTCACGCGGGTCGAGCAAATTCTCGCGGAGCGCGAGCACAACGGCCCTTACACCGACGCCGCCGATCTGGCGCGGCGCATCCCGGGTCTGGGCCGCAAGTCGGTGCGGCAGTTGCAGGAAAACGGCTTGAGCATCAACAGCCAGACAGCAGCACCTTCGCCTGACAACTGATCAGCGCTGGCTCCACAGCCAGGCCGCTCCGCGCACGCCGGACGAGTCGCCGTGCTGCGCGGGCAGCAAGCGGCTGCGCACCGCATCCGAAAACACCCACGCGCCCCAGCGAAACGGCACCTCGGCGTACAACTCCGCCACATTGCTCATGCCGCCACCCAGCACGATCACATCCGGGTCGAGGAGGTTGATGACGACGCCAAGCCCCCGCGCCAGCCGGTCGCAATAGCGGGTGAAACTCGCCCGCGCCGCAGCATCACCCGCGCGCATGGCAGCGATGATGTCGGGCGCAGTCAAGGACTGCCCGGTGTGCGCCGCATGGTCGGCGGCAAAACCCGGACCGCTCAGCCAGGTTTCGATGCAACCCAGTTGCCCGCACCAGCAATGCGGCCCTGGCAGTTCACGCCACGCTGTGGGTGGGCGCGGCCAGGGCAAGGGGTTGTGGCTCCACTCCCCGCCGATGGCGTTCGCGCCCAGCCAATCGACACCGCCGATGGCGATGCCGGCACCCACGCCAGTGCCCAGAATCACCCGAACACCATGCGCGCACCCTGCCCCGCGCCGTCCACCGCCTCGCTCACCGCCAGGCAGTTGGCGTCGTTGCGCACCCGCACCGGGCGCGCCAGCGCCTGCTCCAGATCGCGCAGCAGGGGCTGGCCGTTGAGCGCGGTGGAGTTGGCATTGCGAATCAGCCCGCTCGTCGGCGACAGCGATCCTGGAATCGCCACGCCCACAGGCAGCGCGCTCGCCCCGATCCGCCCCAGCCGCGCATCCGCCAAGGCCACCAACTCCGTCATCACCCGCAGCGTGCCCGCATAGTCGCCTTGCGGCGTGGCCTGCCGCTCGCGCAGCAGAAAGCGCCCCTGCGCATCGAGCGCGGCGACTTCGATCTTGGTGCCGCCAAGGTCGATACCGAGAAAAACATCAGGCGTCATGGCGATGGTCAAAGTCGTGTTCTGGATAGGCAAGGTTTCGCATCATGACCGTGTCGGATTGCGCGCACACCCCGTGGAAGCCGGGCCTAGTTCAGCGCCGGCTCAATCCAGAAACTCGCAATGGGCTTCGACGTGGTCTGCAAGGTCAAGCGAATGCTGGCGCACCAGCTTTTCCGCCAGCTCCGTGTCGCGCTGTTCCAGCGCCTCGATGATGCGCAGGTGATCGACGATCGAGCGCGAGGCGCGGTCGCTTTGCGAAATGGTCATGCGCCGGATCGCCCGGACATGGATGAAGATGTTCTTGATAGCCTCCATGATGACCTGCGATTTCGACAACTGCACGATGGCTTGGTGAAAGGCGATGTTGGCGTCCGAATATTCCTGGATATGTTCGGCGGGGGTCGTGTCGCGGAAGTTGTCAAACATGTGCCGCAGCGACCGGATCTCCTCGTCGCTGGCCCGTTTGGTGGCCAGGCGCGCAGCCATGCTTTCGAGCGCTGCCCACATCTGGATCATTTCGACGATTTCGCGCTTGGTCTTGCGCACGACATAGATGCCGCGCCGCGGCACCATGCGCAGGAAGCCCTCCTGCTCGAGCAGGGTCATGGCCTCGCGGATCGGGGTGCGGCTGACGCCCAGCGCCTCGCTCAGGACGCGCTCGTCGAGACGGATTTCCTCGCGTGTCTGGTAGATGTCGGCATCGGCAATCGCCTGGCGCAGCATGGCATAGGCCTGATCGCGCAGGCTCGCGACCGGGTTGATCGGCTGCAGCGACCGGGTCAGGGTGTTGACCCGTGCTTCAGTTGGAGAAATGATGGACATTCATCGACCCGTACTGTGCTTGCAAATGCCCCGGCCAAGCGCCTGGGCGACGCTGCCGGCGAGCCGTGGGAGTTCCTGTGAAGGCTCATCCGCCTTCACAGGAATGCTGTCGGCCAGCAAAAACGTCGCAGCCGAACCTGCCGCGATCAACTCGATGGCGAAAATGAACAACGATGACGTATCCATGAAAATTCCCGATCCTGCTCGATGCAAAAGTGGTTGAGAAGTTTTCATTCTACGCTGCGCTGCAACAAAATTTCAACGTATCCTTGATACAGTATACAAAAAACAACGAGCCTTGCCCACGTTCTTTGCGACCCCTGAAAACCTGCACGGGCCATGACCATGGCCTGCAACACGGCGCGGGCCTGCGTTCGGCAGCGGATGGCGCGGCTTATTGCCGCAGCAGCGCCATTTTCTCTCTCAGCTTGATGAGGGCGAGCACGGCATCGGCCAGTGGCGTCGGCCGGCCGACCAGGCGTCCGATTTCCTGGATCACGCCCAACAAGGGATCGATCTCCATCGGCCTGCCCTGCTCCAGATCCTGCAACATGGATGTCTTGTGGCCGACGATGGCGCCGGCCCCGTCCAGGCGCCGTTCGATCCCGACCCGGAAGCGCACCCCCAGCAATTCGGCGAGTGCTTGCGCTTCCAGCATCATGCCGCGCGCCAGCGCGCGCGTCGCCGGGTCTGTGGTGATAACGTCCAGGGTCGCGTGCGTGAGCGCGCTGATGGGATTGAGGCACAAATTACCCCAGAGCTTGAGCCAGATCTCGTCGCGGATGTCGTTGCGAACCGGAGCGTCGAACCCTGCGGCCGTCATCACTTCGTGCAGGCGGGCAATCCGCTCCGTGGACTGTCCGCTCGGTTCGCCGATGGGGAATTTCTTGCCATAGGCATGCTGGATCACCCCAGGGGCGATGAGATCGGCCGCCGGGTACAGCACGCAGCCGATGCCGCGTTCGGGTCCCAGGATGTTCCACTGCAGGCCGCCAGGATCCACGCTGTTCAGTACGGTGCCCGCATACGGGCCGCCATGCTGATGGAAATACCAATAAGGCAGTCCGTTCACTCCGGTGACCACGGCGGTATCCTGGCCCAGCAGCGGGTGCATCGACTCGACCGCGCCAGGCACTGAATGAGCCTTGAGCGTGATGAAAACATAGTCCTGAGGACCGAGGTCGGCGGGATTCGAGGTGCACGGAACCCGGACCACATGCTCCTGGCCGTCGATCCGCAGGCGCAGCCCATTCGTTTGCATGGCCTGAAGATGCGCTCCCCTGGCGACGAAGCTCACGTCGATCCCGGCCCGGGCGAGCTGGCCTCCGATCAGGCCGCCAATGGCACCGGCGCCAAAAATACAAACTTTCATCGCCCCCTCCTTTCATGTGTCCAATAGGCATGCAACGCGCCGTTCAGCGTGTCGGGAAAGACATGGCGCTGACTGAACCATCGTGCATTTCGCCAGGCGCGTCCAGCACGGACGGTACGCTGCCAAAAATCCCTGGCCAATCGCGAGGCGCGCTCTGGATGCTTGCGATTCAAAGTCCTGGCCCGCCTCGCCCGTCTCAGCGCAGTTTTTGGTGGATGAGTTGGCCCATTTCCGACGGGTTGCGGGTGACGGTGAAGCCGCAGGCGTGCATCACGTCCAGCTTGGCTTCGGCGGTGTCGGCGCCGCCGGCGATGAGCGCGCCGGCATGGCCCATGCGCTTGCCCGCAGGCGCGGTGACCCCGGCGATGAAACCGACGATGGGCTTGGTCATGTGCTGCTTGGCCCAGAGCGCGGCCTCGGCCTCGTCGGGGCCGCCGATCTCGCCGATCGTGATGACGCCATCGGTGTCGGGGTCGTCGTTGAACAGCTTGAGCACGTCGATGTGCTTCAGACCGTTGATGGGGTCGCCGCCGATGCCCACCGCGCTGCTCTGCCCCAGCCCCAGCTCGGTGACCTGCCCCACCGCCTCGTAGGTCAGCGTGCCCGAGCGCGACACCACGCCGATGCGCCCCTTGCGGTGGATGTGCCCGGGCATGATGCCGATCTTGATTGCATCCGGCGTGATCAGCCCCGGGCAGTTCGGCCCCAGCAGCAGGGTGCGCTTGCCGCCGCCGGCCTCCTTGGCGCGCATCCTGGCGCGTACTTCCATCATGTCGCGCACCGGAATGCCCTCGGTGATGCAGATGACCAGATCGAGGTCGGCCTCGACGGCTTCCCAGATCGCCGCGGCCGCGCCGGGGGGCGGCACGTAGATGACGGAGACGGTGGCTCCGGTGGCCGCGCGGGCCTCGGCCACGCTGGCGTGGATGGGAATGCCCTCGAAGTCCTCCCCGGCCTTCTTCGGGTTGACCCCGGCGACGAAGGCGGCGCGGCCGTGGGCGTAGTCGCGGCACATGCGGGTGTGGAACTGGCCGGTCTTGCCGGTGATGCCTTGGGTGATGACTTTGGTGTTCTTGTCGATGAGGATGGACATACAAGCCTCCGAGCGGGGCCAAGTTTCGGTCGCTGCGCTCCCGCGATACTTGGCCCCGGATTGAATGGGCGTCCAAAGCTTGGGGCGGCCCTGCGCTTTGGACGTGCAGAAAGGATGGAGAAAGGCTCCGGAAAGGGGTGTGGGCTCAGGCCGCCGCGGCGACGACCTTCTGGGCGGCTTCGGCCAGGGTTTCGGCGCTGATGATGGGCAGGCCGGACTCGGCCAGCATCTGCTTGCCGATGTCCTCGTTGGTGCCCTTCATGCGCACCACCAGCGGCACCTTGAGCGCCACGGCCTGGCTGGCGGCAATCAGCC is part of the Thiomonas sp. X19 genome and encodes:
- a CDS encoding 2-dehydropantoate 2-reductase, whose product is MKVCIFGAGAIGGLIGGQLARAGIDVSFVARGAHLQAMQTNGLRLRIDGQEHVVRVPCTSNPADLGPQDYVFITLKAHSVPGAVESMHPLLGQDTAVVTGVNGLPYWYFHQHGGPYAGTVLNSVDPGGLQWNILGPERGIGCVLYPAADLIAPGVIQHAYGKKFPIGEPSGQSTERIARLHEVMTAAGFDAPVRNDIRDEIWLKLWGNLCLNPISALTHATLDVITTDPATRALARGMMLEAQALAELLGVRFRVGIERRLDGAGAIVGHKTSMLQDLEQGRPMEIDPLLGVIQEIGRLVGRPTPLADAVLALIKLREKMALLRQ
- the sucD gene encoding succinate--CoA ligase subunit alpha encodes the protein MSILIDKNTKVITQGITGKTGQFHTRMCRDYAHGRAAFVAGVNPKKAGEDFEGIPIHASVAEARAATGATVSVIYVPPPGAAAAIWEAVEADLDLVICITEGIPVRDMMEVRARMRAKEAGGGKRTLLLGPNCPGLITPDAIKIGIMPGHIHRKGRIGVVSRSGTLTYEAVGQVTELGLGQSSAVGIGGDPINGLKHIDVLKLFNDDPDTDGVITIGEIGGPDEAEAALWAKQHMTKPIVGFIAGVTAPAGKRMGHAGALIAGGADTAEAKLDVMHACGFTVTRNPSEMGQLIHQKLR